The following proteins are co-located in the Oenanthe melanoleuca isolate GR-GAL-2019-014 chromosome 4, OMel1.0, whole genome shotgun sequence genome:
- the NKX6-1 gene encoding homeobox protein Nkx-6.1 isoform X2, producing MLALGQMDGAPRQGAFLLGSPPLAALHSMAEMKAPLYPAYPLPAGPASSSSASASPASASPSPPLGSPGLKAPAASAAAAGGLSALGTAPPQLSAATPHGINDILSRPSMPLPGAALASASPSASSAAPAGLLAGLPRFGSLSPPPPPPPALYFSPGAAAAAAAVAAGRYPKPLAELPGRTPIFWPGVMQSPPWRDARLACAPHFRSGKDFRTDEIPGGPGASPAGLFAGDDGEPSQGLVPEPTDQVAEEARGGDGDGKEEAGLGDGAAEGRLGERGGGRRLQQAPGPQFGRREDNAAAEETQAGGRRAAAARPGGRGLRLARFARRRFRRCTDLFF from the exons atGCTGGCGCTGGGGCAGATGGACGGCGCGCCCCGGCAGGGCGccttcctgctgggcagcccGCCGCTGGCCGCCCTGCACAGCATGGCCGAGATGAAGGCGCCGCTGTACCCCGCGTACCCCCTGCCCGCCGGgcccgcctcctcctcctccgcctccGCCTCGCCCGCCTCCGCCTCGCCCTCGCCGCCGCTCGGCTCCCCCGGCCTCAAGGCgcccgccgcctccgccgccgccgcgggcgGGCTCTCGGCGCTGGGCACGGCCCCGCCGCAGCTCTCGGCCGCCACCCCGCACGGCATCAACGACATCCTCAGCCGGCCCTCCATGCCCCTGCCGGGCGCCGCGCTCGCCTCCGCCTCGCCCTCCGCCTCCTCGGCGGCGCCCGCCGGGCTGCTGGCCGGGCTGCCCCGCTTCGGCAGCCTcagccccccgccgccgccgccgcccgcgctcTACTTcagccccggggccgccgccgccgccgccgccgtggCAGCCGGGCGCTACCCCAAGCCGCTGGCCGAGCTGCCCGGCCGGACGCCGATCTTCTGGCCGGGGGTGATGCAGAGCCCGCCCTGGAGGGACGCCCGCCTGGCCTGCGCTCCCC ATTTTCGCTCTGGAAAAGACTTTCGAACAGACGAAATACCTGGCGGGCCCGGAGCGAGCCCGGCTGGCCTATTCGCTGGGGATGACGGAGAGCCAAGTCAAG GTCTGGTTCCAGAACCGACGGACCAAGTGGCGGAAGAAGCACGCGGCGGAGATGGCGACGGCAAAGAAGAAGCAGGACTCGGAGACGGAGCGGCTGAAGGGCGCCTCGGAGAACGAGGAGGAGGACGACGACTACAACAAGCCCCTGGACCCCAATTCGGACGACGAGAAGATAACGCAGCTGCTGAAGAAACACAagccggggggcggcgggctGCTGCTGCACGCCCCGGAGGGAGAGGCCTCCGTCTAGCCCGCTTCGCCCGCCGCCGCTTTCGGAGATGTACAGATCTATTTTTCTAG
- the NKX6-1 gene encoding homeobox protein Nkx-6.1 isoform X1, with amino-acid sequence MLALGQMDGAPRQGAFLLGSPPLAALHSMAEMKAPLYPAYPLPAGPASSSSASASPASASPSPPLGSPGLKAPAASAAAAGGLSALGTAPPQLSAATPHGINDILSRPSMPLPGAALASASPSASSAAPAGLLAGLPRFGSLSPPPPPPPALYFSPGAAAAAAAVAAGRYPKPLAELPGRTPIFWPGVMQSPPWRDARLACAPHQGSILLDKDGKRKHTRPTFSGQQIFALEKTFEQTKYLAGPERARLAYSLGMTESQVKVWFQNRRTKWRKKHAAEMATAKKKQDSETERLKGASENEEEDDDYNKPLDPNSDDEKITQLLKKHKPGGGGLLLHAPEGEASV; translated from the exons atGCTGGCGCTGGGGCAGATGGACGGCGCGCCCCGGCAGGGCGccttcctgctgggcagcccGCCGCTGGCCGCCCTGCACAGCATGGCCGAGATGAAGGCGCCGCTGTACCCCGCGTACCCCCTGCCCGCCGGgcccgcctcctcctcctccgcctccGCCTCGCCCGCCTCCGCCTCGCCCTCGCCGCCGCTCGGCTCCCCCGGCCTCAAGGCgcccgccgcctccgccgccgccgcgggcgGGCTCTCGGCGCTGGGCACGGCCCCGCCGCAGCTCTCGGCCGCCACCCCGCACGGCATCAACGACATCCTCAGCCGGCCCTCCATGCCCCTGCCGGGCGCCGCGCTCGCCTCCGCCTCGCCCTCCGCCTCCTCGGCGGCGCCCGCCGGGCTGCTGGCCGGGCTGCCCCGCTTCGGCAGCCTcagccccccgccgccgccgccgcccgcgctcTACTTcagccccggggccgccgccgccgccgccgccgtggCAGCCGGGCGCTACCCCAAGCCGCTGGCCGAGCTGCCCGGCCGGACGCCGATCTTCTGGCCGGGGGTGATGCAGAGCCCGCCCTGGAGGGACGCCCGCCTGGCCTGCGCTCCCC ATCAAGGCTCAATTTTGCTGGATAAGGACGGAAAGAGAAAACATACAAGACCCACTTTTTCTGGCCAGCAGATTTTCGCTCTGGAAAAGACTTTCGAACAGACGAAATACCTGGCGGGCCCGGAGCGAGCCCGGCTGGCCTATTCGCTGGGGATGACGGAGAGCCAAGTCAAG GTCTGGTTCCAGAACCGACGGACCAAGTGGCGGAAGAAGCACGCGGCGGAGATGGCGACGGCAAAGAAGAAGCAGGACTCGGAGACGGAGCGGCTGAAGGGCGCCTCGGAGAACGAGGAGGAGGACGACGACTACAACAAGCCCCTGGACCCCAATTCGGACGACGAGAAGATAACGCAGCTGCTGAAGAAACACAagccggggggcggcgggctGCTGCTGCACGCCCCGGAGGGAGAGGCCTCCGTCTAG